The Lycium barbarum isolate Lr01 chromosome 10, ASM1917538v2, whole genome shotgun sequence genome includes a region encoding these proteins:
- the LOC132613297 gene encoding protein PELPK1-like, translated as MACHHNPSFFLLLLVTLSLTSYYVTRAEARHLLEVTKPELPKPEMPHLPEIPTLPKPEFPEIPKPELPTLPKPELPKFSKPELPTLPKPVLPEIPKPELPTSPKLEIPAIPKPELPTLPKPEIPQVPRKPLLTSHQAFITSTMAYHYTPSFFCLLLVTLSLTSSYIIEAEARNLLEVTMPELPKPELPHLPEIPTLPKPEFPKIQKPELPALPKPQLPEIPKPELPTLPKLEIPVIPKPELPTLPKPEIPQMPKKP; from the exons ATGGCTTGTCACCACAACCCCTCTTTTTTCTTGTTATTACTTGTCACTTTGTCGTTAACGAGCTACTATGTAACTCGAGCAGAAGCGCGACATCTTCTTGAAGTAACTAAGCCCGAGCTTCCTAAGCCCGAAATGCCACATCTCCCGGAAATCCCAACTTTGCCTAAGCCTGAATTCCCTGAAATTCCAAAGCCCGAGCTGCCAACTCTGCCAAAGCCTGAATTGCCTAAATTTTCAAAACCCGAGCTGCCAACTCTGCCAAAGCCCGTATTGCCAGAAATCCCAAAGCCGGAGTTGCCAACATCGCCGAAACTCGAGATTCCTGCCATTCCTAAGCCTGAACTCCCAACTTTGCCAAAGCCAGAAATCCCTCAAGTGCCTAGAAAGCCT TTACTAACTAGTCATCAAGCATTTATCACTTCAACAATGGCTTATCACTACACCCCATCTTTTTTCTGCTTATTACTTGTCACTTTGTCTTTAACAAGCAGCTATATAATTGAAGCAGAAGCGCGCAATCTTCTTGAAGTAACTATGCCTGAGCTTCCTAAGCCTGAATTGCCACATTTACCAGAAATCCCAACTTTGCCTAAGCCTGAATTTCCTAAAATTCAAAAACCCGAGCTGCCAGCTCTACCAAAGCCCCAATTGCCAGAAATCCCAAAGCCGGAGTTGCCAACATTGCCGAAACTCGAGATTCCTGTCATTCCTAAGCCTGAACTCCCAACTTTGCCAAAGCCAGAAATACCTCAAATGCCTAAAAAGCCTTGA